The Acinonyx jubatus isolate Ajub_Pintada_27869175 chromosome D1, VMU_Ajub_asm_v1.0, whole genome shotgun sequence genome includes a window with the following:
- the LOC106970932 gene encoding LOW QUALITY PROTEIN: high mobility group nucleosome-binding domain-containing protein 3 (The sequence of the model RefSeq protein was modified relative to this genomic sequence to represent the inferred CDS: inserted 1 base in 1 codon), producing MSKRKSPENTEGKDXKPIEQETTRQSARLSAKPAPPKAEPEPRKTSANKEPGTKTNKGTKRKEGEQEAGKEDTAPFPNGETKAEKLREVEPVDHRVG from the exons ATGTCCAAAAGAAAGTCTCCAGAGAATACAGAGGGCAAGG CCAAACCAATTGAACAGGAGACCACCAGACAGTCTGCCAGATTGTCAGCGAAACCCGCTCCACCAAAAGCTGAACCTGAACCAAGAAAAACATCTGCGAACAAAGAACCTGGCACAAAGACTAACAAAGGTactaaaaggaaagagggagagcaagaagcTGGAAAGGAAGATACCGCACCATTTCCAAATGGTGAAACTAAAGCTGAAAAGTTGCGGGAAGTTGAACCTGTAGATCACAGGGTAGGCTGA